One region of Metallosphaera sedula DSM 5348 genomic DNA includes:
- a CDS encoding Nre family DNA repair protein: MYVDPHLCIACRGAKYLCGLSYCPVLVKNLSMKVKVGKFVEGDSPPSVFVGRFGYPKITVYPSTPPEFGDTSMYEDPRAWLAMDINRFLAMRMSVVRGGIQFKVSEARAPGRELYDVQVASLSPRPVEMELDLESVPRGRVLSETVPPLGPSAPLKRLRLGALPPPERVVEKVFQERDMKAGKAIERLYSDGIPVERIARLLSVGNLGVERKLVPTRWSITAVDKTLSDLLVRKIKEYPSIDQIEVYVRKFRLNTFVAILVPGEWAFEWGEAWFPSTTWNMWGSSPQVEVDYEGYFGRRTYPDIGGCYYSSRLAVAEHLERRRRQAIPILWREIYPGFYFPVGVWFVRENVRELLRGESVKFDTLSEALKFLEGVLKVSPHEWAKHSGLIPMIRSRLFP; this comes from the coding sequence ATGTATGTGGATCCCCACCTATGTATTGCCTGTAGGGGAGCCAAGTACCTTTGCGGTCTCAGTTATTGTCCTGTCCTAGTTAAGAACCTCTCCATGAAGGTAAAGGTGGGGAAGTTTGTCGAGGGAGATTCTCCTCCCTCCGTCTTCGTGGGAAGGTTTGGTTATCCCAAGATTACCGTATATCCTTCGACTCCCCCAGAGTTTGGAGACACTTCCATGTACGAGGATCCTAGAGCCTGGTTAGCCATGGACATCAACAGGTTCTTGGCCATGAGGATGTCCGTGGTACGAGGTGGAATTCAGTTCAAGGTCAGTGAGGCTAGAGCTCCTGGAAGGGAGTTGTACGACGTTCAGGTGGCCTCCCTCTCTCCTAGGCCTGTGGAAATGGAGCTTGACCTGGAGTCCGTTCCAAGGGGGAGAGTTCTAAGCGAGACGGTTCCCCCTCTAGGTCCCTCAGCTCCCCTGAAGAGGCTTAGGCTAGGCGCTCTACCCCCTCCTGAGAGGGTAGTGGAGAAAGTCTTCCAGGAGAGGGACATGAAGGCAGGAAAGGCAATAGAGAGGTTATACAGTGACGGTATTCCCGTGGAGAGGATAGCCCGCCTTCTCAGCGTGGGTAACCTAGGTGTGGAGAGGAAGCTTGTCCCCACCAGGTGGAGTATTACGGCAGTGGACAAGACTCTGTCGGACCTCCTCGTGAGGAAGATCAAGGAGTACCCCTCAATTGACCAGATAGAGGTATACGTGAGGAAGTTCAGGCTTAACACCTTCGTGGCAATCCTGGTTCCTGGTGAGTGGGCATTTGAGTGGGGAGAGGCGTGGTTCCCATCAACGACGTGGAACATGTGGGGGAGCTCGCCTCAGGTAGAGGTTGACTACGAGGGATATTTTGGGAGGAGAACATATCCTGATATAGGTGGATGTTATTACTCCTCTAGGCTGGCCGTAGCTGAACACCTGGAAAGGAGGAGGAGACAGGCAATTCCGATCCTGTGGAGGGAGATCTATCCAGGTTTCTACTTCCCTGTTGGAGTGTGGTTCGTCAGAGAAAACGTCAGGGAATTGCTGAGGGGTGAGAGCGTGAAGTTCGACACACTGAGCGAAGCGTTGAAGTTCCTTGAGGGAGTACTCAAGGTCAGTCCTCACGAGTGGGCTAAACATTCTGGATTGATTCCCATGATAAGGTCGAGGTTATTCCCATGA
- a CDS encoding SPL family radical SAM protein: MIKEIEVKSALSKSGLRELDYSLNPYLGCRFSCTYCYARYFSPKEVGDRWGEVILVKKNLLEVLRKEVKVKRKGVVGISTVTDPYQPVEKDFELTRKSLELLLENGFRVSIQTKSPLVLRDLDILTRYRERVDVGMTVTTMNPEEARQVEPLAPLPQARIETLKRLKESGVQVWMFLGPVIPGHNFLGVLEEAGKIGVRVIYDVLNYYPGLPFRPVPRNTWKVLEDQIRRRCEELRVQCHSEQEDWIYETKRRYNTLF, translated from the coding sequence ATGATAAAGGAGATAGAGGTGAAAAGTGCTCTCAGTAAGTCCGGTTTAAGGGAACTTGACTACTCCCTGAATCCATACCTTGGATGCAGGTTTTCCTGTACCTACTGTTATGCCAGGTACTTTTCTCCTAAAGAGGTTGGGGATAGGTGGGGAGAGGTAATTCTAGTGAAGAAAAACCTTTTGGAGGTCCTCAGGAAGGAGGTAAAGGTGAAGAGGAAAGGCGTCGTGGGGATCTCCACAGTAACGGACCCCTACCAACCAGTGGAGAAGGACTTTGAACTAACTAGGAAATCCCTGGAACTGCTTCTAGAAAACGGTTTCAGGGTTTCCATACAGACCAAGTCTCCTCTGGTGTTAAGGGACCTAGACATACTCACCAGGTATAGGGAAAGAGTTGACGTCGGAATGACCGTGACTACCATGAATCCTGAAGAGGCGAGGCAGGTTGAACCCTTGGCTCCTCTGCCTCAAGCTAGGATTGAGACCTTGAAAAGGTTGAAGGAGAGCGGAGTGCAAGTTTGGATGTTCCTAGGTCCTGTTATACCTGGACACAACTTCTTGGGAGTACTCGAGGAGGCAGGGAAGATCGGGGTTAGGGTGATATATGACGTCTTAAACTATTATCCAGGCCTCCCGTTTAGGCCTGTTCCAAGGAACACGTGGAAAGTACTTGAAGACCAGATCAGGAGGAGGTGCGAGGAGCTAAGAGTCCAGTGTCACTCGGAGCAAGAAGACTGGATATACGAAACAAAAAGAAGATATAACACGTTATTTTAG